In a single window of the Amycolatopsis sp. cg5 genome:
- a CDS encoding acyl-CoA carboxylase subunit beta yields the protein MAEDWAPEVEELRRRRALAERMGGPEKVARQHGAGRLTVRERIEALVDKGSFDEIGALAGSAEYAGDGTLVSFVPANFVVGTARLDGRRVAVGGDDFTVRGGAADAGIMGKQIHAERLANELGMPLVRLIEGTGGGGSVKMLEQHGFTYVPFNPGWDLVVDNLSAVPVVSACLGPVAGLGAARAVMSHLCVLVEGAGQLFVAGPPLVKHATGEDLTKEELGGAAVHRRSGAVDVIVPSEEAAFQAVRDFLAYLPSNVDSLPPVVGSSDDVSRREEGLLSLVPRDRRKPYRLRPLLDAVFDSGSVFDYACYGGSAYAGLARLDGHPVGVIATDPYRGATLTAEGADAITRLVDLCETFHLPIVNLTDQAGMVIGLAGEKRGSIRRGARAITAVYQARVPVAEIIVRRVFGVGGAGITNRHRLVRRWAWPSGDWGSLPVEGGIEAAYRAEIEAAEDPAAHIAAIRERLDAVRSPFRTAEKFAVEDVIDPRDSRPLLCEWVHDAYRVLPKLLGRPSFGVRP from the coding sequence GCCCCGAGAAGGTCGCCCGTCAGCACGGCGCGGGCAGGCTGACGGTCCGCGAGCGCATCGAAGCGTTGGTGGACAAGGGTTCTTTCGACGAGATCGGCGCGCTCGCCGGTTCGGCCGAGTACGCCGGGGACGGCACACTGGTCTCGTTCGTGCCCGCCAACTTCGTGGTGGGCACCGCCCGGCTCGACGGTCGCCGGGTCGCCGTGGGCGGTGACGACTTCACCGTCCGCGGCGGCGCGGCCGACGCGGGCATCATGGGCAAGCAGATCCACGCCGAGCGGCTGGCCAACGAGCTCGGGATGCCGCTGGTGCGGCTGATCGAGGGCACCGGTGGCGGCGGCAGCGTGAAGATGCTGGAACAGCACGGGTTCACCTACGTGCCGTTCAACCCTGGCTGGGACCTCGTGGTCGACAATCTCTCGGCGGTGCCGGTGGTTTCGGCGTGCCTGGGTCCCGTCGCGGGCCTGGGCGCGGCCCGCGCGGTCATGTCCCATCTGTGCGTTCTGGTGGAAGGGGCCGGTCAGCTGTTCGTCGCCGGGCCGCCGCTGGTGAAGCACGCGACCGGCGAGGACCTCACCAAGGAGGAACTCGGCGGCGCGGCGGTGCATCGCCGCAGCGGCGCCGTCGACGTGATCGTCCCGTCCGAGGAAGCCGCTTTCCAGGCGGTGCGCGATTTCCTGGCGTACTTGCCGTCCAATGTGGACTCACTACCGCCTGTCGTCGGCAGTTCGGACGATGTTTCGCGTCGCGAGGAGGGCTTGCTTTCGCTCGTGCCTCGTGACCGTCGCAAGCCTTATCGGCTGCGGCCGTTGCTGGACGCCGTCTTCGACTCCGGGTCCGTGTTCGACTACGCCTGCTACGGCGGCTCCGCGTACGCGGGACTGGCCAGGCTGGACGGTCACCCGGTCGGCGTCATCGCGACGGATCCCTACCGTGGCGCGACGCTGACCGCCGAGGGCGCCGACGCCATCACCCGGCTGGTCGACCTCTGCGAGACCTTCCACCTGCCGATCGTGAACCTGACCGACCAGGCGGGCATGGTCATCGGCCTGGCCGGTGAGAAACGCGGGTCGATCCGCCGCGGCGCACGGGCGATCACCGCCGTGTACCAGGCACGCGTGCCGGTCGCCGAGATCATCGTCCGGCGCGTGTTCGGCGTCGGCGGCGCCGGCATCACCAACCGGCACCGGCTGGTCCGCCGCTGGGCCTGGCCGTCCGGCGACTGGGGTTCCCTCCCGGTCGAGGGCGGCATCGAAGCCGCCTACCGCGCGGAAATCGAGGCCGCCGAGGACCCGGCCGCCCACATCGCCGCGATCCGCGAACGCCTCGACGCGGTCCGCTCGCCGTTCCGCACCGCCGAGAAGTTCGCCGTCGAGGACGTCATCGACCCGCGCGACTCGCGGCCGCTGCTGTGCGAGTGGGTGCACGACGCCTACCGGGTGCTGCCGAAACTGCTGGGCAGGCCGTCGTTCGGCGTGCGTCCCTGA
- a CDS encoding enoyl-CoA hydratase-related protein codes for MSPGSDQQSTVDGVGHVVDGGVATVTFDRPARHNAMDQAMQIRYGTLLRAAGEDPAIRAVVVTGAGRAFCPGADLGLLGDISSAPPTADLDDHDGFRNVLAAAFTPKPVIAAINGGCAGLGFVVACAADVRFAAAGAKFTTSFARRGLVAEYGVAKLLPELVGRGRALDLLLSGRTFTAEQAFDYGLVQEVLPPEELLPRAQAYATELATHSAPRSMAIMKEQLFREAALPLEAAAKEATALMLDSFGRPELPEGLASWNERRPPNFPAYP; via the coding sequence ATGAGCCCAGGATCCGATCAGCAGTCCACAGTGGACGGTGTCGGCCACGTGGTCGACGGCGGGGTCGCCACGGTGACCTTCGACCGGCCCGCCCGGCACAACGCCATGGACCAGGCCATGCAGATCCGCTACGGCACCTTGCTGCGCGCGGCGGGCGAGGACCCGGCGATCCGCGCCGTCGTCGTCACGGGCGCGGGGCGCGCTTTCTGCCCGGGAGCGGATCTCGGGCTGCTCGGCGACATCTCCAGCGCGCCGCCGACCGCGGATCTCGACGACCACGACGGCTTCCGCAACGTGCTGGCCGCGGCCTTCACGCCGAAGCCGGTCATCGCCGCGATCAACGGCGGCTGCGCCGGGCTCGGATTCGTCGTCGCCTGCGCGGCGGACGTCCGCTTCGCCGCGGCCGGCGCCAAGTTCACCACGTCGTTCGCCCGCCGGGGGCTGGTCGCCGAGTACGGCGTCGCGAAGCTGCTCCCCGAACTCGTCGGCCGTGGCCGCGCGCTCGACCTGCTGCTCTCCGGCCGCACGTTCACCGCCGAGCAGGCCTTCGACTACGGGCTCGTGCAGGAGGTACTGCCGCCCGAAGAGCTCCTGCCCCGCGCGCAGGCCTACGCCACCGAACTGGCGACGCACAGCGCGCCGCGTTCGATGGCCATCATGAAGGAGCAGCTCTTCCGCGAGGCCGCGCTCCCGCTCGAGGCGGCCGCGAAAGAGGCCACCGCGCTGATGCTCGACTCCTTCGGCCGCCCGGAACTCCCGGAGGGCCTCGCCAGCTGGAACGAGCGCCGCCCGCCGAACTTCCCCGCCTACCCCTGA
- a CDS encoding universal stress protein, giving the protein MGTGPVILGFDGTPVSERMVAEVGELLGERDALVVTVWETGRVFDLGAGPAATLTGPVAPIDLRTAEQLDKAAHDSAQRTASRGVELALAAGLRAEGLAVADQVTVAETLVRLATEHKASVIGVGAHRHGRLSELLLGSTSKDVLRLAPCPVLVIRDES; this is encoded by the coding sequence ATGGGAACCGGTCCGGTGATTCTGGGCTTCGACGGGACGCCTGTGTCCGAGCGCATGGTGGCCGAGGTCGGCGAGCTGCTCGGGGAGCGTGACGCGCTGGTCGTGACGGTGTGGGAGACGGGCCGGGTGTTCGACCTGGGCGCGGGGCCCGCGGCGACGCTGACCGGCCCGGTGGCGCCGATCGACCTGCGGACCGCCGAGCAGCTCGACAAGGCCGCGCACGACTCCGCGCAGCGGACCGCCAGCCGTGGCGTCGAGCTGGCGCTGGCGGCCGGGCTGCGTGCGGAAGGGCTCGCCGTCGCCGATCAGGTGACGGTGGCCGAGACGCTGGTCCGGCTCGCCACCGAGCACAAGGCTTCGGTGATCGGGGTCGGGGCGCACCGGCACGGCAGGCTCAGCGAGCTGTTGCTCGGCAGCACCTCGAAGGACGTGCTGCGGCTCGCGCCGTGCCCGGTCTTGGTCATCCGCGACGAGTCGTGA
- a CDS encoding TetR/AcrR family transcriptional regulator, with protein MTRASTRKPAVAVDVHADETSVPRRLLSHATKLFAKKGFDRTSVQEIVEAAGVTKGAMYHYFGSKDDLLYEIYARVLREQTEQLENVAVTEQPLRERLRAAASDVVVSTIANLDDNKIFMQSMHQLSAEKQKAVRAERRKYHERFRTLVEEGQSTGEFRGDKPADVIVDFFFGSVHHLGSWYRRSGSLSARQVGDHYADLLLSSLRPD; from the coding sequence ATGACGAGAGCAAGTACCCGTAAGCCGGCCGTCGCCGTCGACGTGCACGCCGACGAGACGTCCGTGCCGCGGCGGCTGCTTTCCCACGCCACGAAGCTCTTCGCCAAGAAGGGCTTCGACCGCACCTCGGTCCAGGAGATCGTGGAGGCGGCAGGCGTCACCAAGGGCGCGATGTACCACTACTTCGGCTCCAAGGACGATCTACTCTACGAGATCTACGCGCGCGTGCTGCGCGAGCAGACCGAGCAGCTGGAGAACGTCGCCGTCACCGAGCAGCCACTGCGCGAGCGGCTCCGCGCCGCCGCGTCGGACGTCGTGGTCTCCACGATCGCCAACCTCGACGACAACAAGATCTTCATGCAGTCGATGCACCAGCTCAGCGCCGAGAAGCAGAAGGCGGTACGCGCGGAACGCCGCAAGTACCACGAGCGCTTCCGCACCCTGGTGGAGGAAGGGCAGTCGACCGGCGAGTTCCGCGGCGACAAGCCCGCCGACGTCATCGTCGACTTCTTCTTCGGTTCAGTGCACCACCTCGGTTCCTGGTATCGCCGCAGCGGTTCGCTCTCGGCTCGCCAGGTCGGCGACCATTACGCCGACCTGCTCCTGTCGTCCTTGCGCCCCGACTAG